From the genome of Cyanobium sp. ATX 6F1:
GCCTCCACCTGGATGCGGAAGAGGCGCTCAGGTTCACCGGCCTCGGGCTCATCCAGCCACAGCCGTTGCCGCAGAGCTGGATCGCCTTCGAGTGAAACGACCGCGGCCTCGCCGTCAATCTTCAGTCTCCGCCTGGCGCCGTAATCCATCAGGAACAGGGCCACCCGCGGATCGCGCCGGAGGTGTCCCGTGGTGAGCAGCTGCCGGTTGCCGCCGTAATCGGCGAAACCAAGGGTGTGGTCATCCAGCACCTTCAGAAAGCCCACCGGGCCACCGCGGTGCTGGAGGTAGGGCGCGCCCGTCTCGGTGAGGCTGGCCAGGTAGAAGCTGTCGCGAGCTTGGATGAAGGCGGTTTCCTTCGCTCCGAGCCGATCG
Proteins encoded in this window:
- a CDS encoding pyridoxamine 5'-phosphate oxidase family protein — encoded protein: MTQHYLHRHLTPAVGEAQRQAYGQSQAVPPAPESDRLGAKETAFIQARDSFYLASLTETGAPYLQHRGGPVGFLKVLDDHTLGFADYGGNRQLLTTGHLRRDPRVALFLMDYGARRRLKIDGEAAVVSLEGDPALRQRLWLDEPEAGEPERLFRIQVEAFDWNCPQFITPRYTAAELEARERPLRERIAVLEHERLQAQHPVREPSPHQPDR